GCCAGTGGCGAAGGCCTCACGGACGCCCCTCTGCCGTGGGTGCCGCGGCGGCGGCCCTCAGGACGTGAGCCGCACGGGCCCCGCCCCCTGCCGGCCGCACACGTCCTGAGGGTTGGTCAGCGCGCACCGCTTCAGCGACAGGCAGCCGCAGCCGATGCAGTTGCTGAGTTCGTCCCGCAGCTCCTCCAGCCGTCTGATGCGGGTGTCGAGGTCCTTCCGCCAGCAGTGGGACACCCTGGCCCAGTCCTCCTCGGTGGGCGTCCGGTTGCCCGGCAGCAGCTCGAGGATCTCCCGAATGGTCTCCAGCGCGATCCCCACCCGCTGCGAGGCCCGGATGAATGCGACGCGCCTGAGCGTGTCCCGGCTGTAACGGCGCTGATTTCCCGTGGTCCTCCGGCTGATGATCAGCCCGTGCCGTTCGTAATAGCGCAGCGCCGAGGTGGCGACCCCGCTGCGCTCGGCCAATTCGCCGACAGTGAGTTCTTGCGCTTTCCACGAAACGGTGGCCATGGACTCACGGTAACCGAATGAACAGCACCCGTGCCGCC
The Streptomyces griseiscabiei DNA segment above includes these coding regions:
- the soxR gene encoding redox-sensitive transcriptional activator SoxR, with the translated sequence MATVSWKAQELTVGELAERSGVATSALRYYERHGLIISRRTTGNQRRYSRDTLRRVAFIRASQRVGIALETIREILELLPGNRTPTEEDWARVSHCWRKDLDTRIRRLEELRDELSNCIGCGCLSLKRCALTNPQDVCGRQGAGPVRLTS